A single Kitasatospora kifunensis DNA region contains:
- a CDS encoding 3-oxoacyl-[acyl-carrier-protein] synthase III C-terminal domain-containing protein, with protein sequence MSATLPFPFVISGVHAQIGEVMTMEDWAELARIPHRNRRGRHLRGSDIKRLLGVEAKSWDATEQRFATLDTIVRVAAEALASAGREPTEVDQIVVSTCSPHQIMLDQDAFALAREIGVPDGVAPLQLGAGCAGLGRAVALLSRMRLKTALVVCYNIGSSWGVGADGGPLPIYAENSWHPFAKTLWCAGALFSDACTAMVFERDEDSPGICLYSRDSHSFGSEPGFLDPLVHYPGGGVAHPPGRPGSAELSAFGLNGDALARYYAGGMMLNHQALERALPGYVERVRRVYTHQAGPALVEDFAQLADLPPGKAPTNVRQLGNLVSAATPTLFYSDCLEKEIGNGDLACFSVVGAGPERGAFIAPVRIPGMVTSSHPPVPVPLDAR encoded by the coding sequence TTGTCCGCCACGCTGCCCTTCCCCTTCGTCATCTCCGGCGTCCATGCCCAGATCGGCGAGGTGATGACCATGGAGGACTGGGCGGAGCTGGCCAGAATCCCGCATCGGAACCGCCGGGGAAGGCACCTCAGGGGATCCGACATCAAACGCCTGCTCGGCGTGGAAGCCAAGAGCTGGGACGCGACGGAGCAGCGCTTCGCCACCCTGGACACGATCGTGCGGGTCGCAGCCGAGGCGCTGGCCTCAGCCGGACGGGAGCCCACCGAGGTCGACCAGATCGTCGTCTCGACCTGCTCACCCCACCAGATCATGCTGGATCAGGACGCCTTCGCCCTCGCCCGTGAGATCGGCGTTCCGGACGGCGTGGCACCTCTGCAACTGGGCGCCGGCTGCGCCGGGTTGGGGCGGGCGGTCGCCCTGCTGTCCAGGATGCGACTGAAGACCGCGCTGGTGGTCTGTTACAACATCGGCAGCTCGTGGGGCGTCGGCGCGGACGGCGGACCGCTGCCCATCTACGCCGAGAACTCCTGGCATCCGTTCGCCAAGACCCTGTGGTGCGCCGGCGCGCTCTTCTCCGATGCCTGCACCGCCATGGTCTTCGAGCGGGACGAGGACAGTCCCGGGATCTGCCTGTACTCCCGGGACTCCCACAGCTTCGGCAGCGAGCCGGGCTTCCTGGATCCACTCGTCCACTACCCCGGCGGTGGCGTCGCCCACCCGCCGGGCCGCCCCGGATCGGCGGAGCTGTCCGCCTTCGGCCTCAACGGGGACGCGCTCGCGCGCTACTACGCGGGCGGGATGATGCTCAACCACCAGGCCCTGGAACGGGCCCTGCCCGGATACGTCGAGCGGGTCCGGCGCGTCTACACCCACCAGGCCGGCCCGGCCCTGGTCGAGGACTTCGCCCAACTCGCCGACCTGCCACCCGGCAAGGCACCGACGAACGTACGGCAGTTGGGCAACCTCGTCTCGGCGGCGACCCCCACGCTGTTCTACTCGGACTGCCTCGAGAAGGAGATCGGCAACGGGGATCTGGCCTGCTTCTCGGTGGTCGGAGCCGGTCCCGAACGCGGTGCCTTCATCGCGCCGGTACGCATCCCGGGCATGGTGACCAGCTCGCACCCGCCGGTTCCCGTGCCGCTCGACGCACGGTGA
- the cynR gene encoding transcriptional regulator CynR — protein sequence MALELRHLRYLLAVAEHANFTRAAEDLRISQPTLSQQIKQLERTVGVQLLDRTGRTVRLTDAGQTYVHYARRALRELTAAERAVLDVADLSRGHLRLGLTPTFTAYLVGPLAAELHTRHPGITLDVREMTQDRIEAALLADELDLGIAFHRPHLPGITATALFSETLSLVIGSQPPGADHRPEPLPARDLLDRQLALLSGDFATRTHIDAYFAAQRVQPRIAVEANSIQALTEIVQRTELATVLPDAVTDDHPHLTPVPLEPALPARTVALLRRESAYQSAAAHAFTRLTRHLVRARGYTPA from the coding sequence ATGGCTCTCGAACTCCGCCACCTGCGCTACCTGCTCGCCGTCGCCGAGCACGCCAACTTCACCCGCGCCGCCGAGGACCTGCGGATCTCCCAGCCCACCCTGTCCCAGCAGATCAAGCAGCTCGAACGAACCGTCGGCGTCCAGCTGCTCGACCGCACCGGGCGCACCGTGCGACTCACCGACGCCGGCCAGACCTACGTGCACTACGCCCGGCGCGCCCTGCGGGAGCTGACCGCCGCCGAGCGCGCCGTACTCGACGTGGCCGACCTCTCCCGCGGCCATCTGCGCCTGGGGCTCACCCCGACCTTCACCGCCTACCTCGTCGGCCCCCTCGCCGCCGAACTCCACACCCGCCACCCCGGCATCACCCTGGACGTCAGGGAGATGACTCAGGACCGCATCGAAGCCGCCCTGCTGGCCGACGAACTCGACCTTGGTATCGCCTTCCACCGCCCCCACCTGCCCGGGATCACCGCGACCGCCCTGTTCAGTGAAACCCTCAGCCTGGTCATCGGCAGCCAGCCGCCTGGCGCCGACCACCGGCCGGAGCCGCTGCCCGCCCGGGACCTGTTGGACCGTCAACTCGCGCTGCTCAGCGGCGACTTCGCCACCCGTACCCATATCGACGCCTACTTCGCCGCCCAGCGGGTACAGCCGCGCATCGCGGTGGAGGCCAACTCCATCCAGGCCCTGACCGAAATCGTCCAACGCACCGAGCTGGCCACCGTCCTGCCCGACGCCGTCACCGACGACCACCCCCACCTGACGCCCGTGCCGCTCGAACCGGCCCTGCCCGCCCGCACCGTCGCCCTGCTGCGCCGCGAAAGCGCCTACCAGAGCGCCGCCGCCCACGCCTTCACCCGCCTCACCCGCCACCTCGTCCGCGCCCGCGGCTACACCCCGGCCTGA
- a CDS encoding SAM-dependent methyltransferase produces MTDTALDPAAADIEYHYDVGNEFYALWLDETLTYSAARWDGIGPDEPEATALASAQRAKFAHHLDTVGASCPAGGFNLLDVGCGWGGLMDFGAASGRVTEAKGLTLSRAQFQYVEAHARPGVRVELTNWEDHRPERLYDGIISVGAFEHFAAPGTAREERIRSYRAYFERCHQWLRPGGRMSLQTIAYDSVTGPDGPVGSFVTKDVFPGGQLPRLSEIAEACDPYFSVTALHSCADDYARTLAVWSKRLSRAQQEARELVGPEVLRRYRLYLRVCETTFLRRAATVYRIGFQRRDEPLRTICG; encoded by the coding sequence ATGACTGACACCGCCCTCGACCCCGCCGCCGCGGACATCGAGTACCACTACGACGTCGGCAACGAGTTCTACGCGCTCTGGCTGGACGAGACCCTGACGTACTCGGCCGCCCGCTGGGACGGCATCGGTCCCGACGAGCCGGAAGCCACCGCACTGGCCTCGGCGCAGCGGGCCAAGTTCGCGCACCACCTCGACACGGTCGGCGCGAGCTGCCCGGCGGGAGGCTTCAACCTGCTGGACGTGGGCTGCGGTTGGGGCGGCCTGATGGATTTCGGTGCCGCCAGCGGCCGGGTCACCGAAGCGAAGGGGCTCACGCTCTCCCGCGCCCAGTTCCAGTACGTCGAGGCGCACGCCCGACCAGGCGTGCGCGTGGAGTTGACCAACTGGGAAGACCACCGGCCCGAACGGCTCTACGACGGCATCATCTCGGTGGGGGCGTTCGAGCACTTCGCCGCCCCGGGCACGGCGCGCGAGGAGCGGATCCGCAGCTACCGCGCCTACTTCGAGCGCTGCCACCAGTGGCTGCGGCCCGGCGGACGGATGTCGTTGCAGACCATCGCCTACGACTCGGTCACCGGACCGGACGGCCCGGTCGGCTCCTTCGTCACCAAGGACGTCTTCCCCGGCGGGCAGCTGCCCAGGCTCTCGGAGATCGCCGAAGCCTGTGACCCGTACTTCTCCGTCACCGCGCTGCACAGCTGTGCCGACGACTACGCCCGGACCCTCGCCGTGTGGTCCAAGCGCCTGTCGCGCGCGCAGCAGGAGGCCCGCGAGCTGGTGGGCCCCGAGGTCCTGCGACGCTACCGGCTCTACCTGCGCGTCTGCGAGACCACGTTCCTGCGGCGAGCGGCCACCGTCTACCGCATCGGCTTCCAGCGGCGCGACGAGCCGCTGCGCACCATCTGCGGTTAG
- a CDS encoding carbonic anhydrase — translation MQDLTEGVARFQRDVYPAKAGLFAHLAATHRPTTLFISCSDARVVPELITQSEPGELFVIRTAGNLVPAYTPGPDGVAASIEYAVAVLNVTDIVVCGHSACGAMTALAEQHDLSGAPAIADWLRHADASRARAADRSGAAKVDELVRENVRAQLANLATHPSVARALAANTVTLHGWVYSIPTGTVEELDTTGRPAALAA, via the coding sequence ATGCAAGACCTCACCGAGGGCGTCGCACGTTTCCAGCGGGACGTCTACCCGGCCAAGGCGGGCCTCTTCGCCCACCTCGCCGCCACCCACCGGCCGACGACGCTGTTCATCAGCTGCTCCGACGCCCGCGTGGTACCCGAGCTGATCACCCAGAGCGAGCCGGGTGAGCTGTTCGTCATCCGCACCGCCGGGAACCTCGTCCCCGCCTACACCCCCGGCCCCGACGGCGTGGCGGCCAGCATCGAGTACGCCGTCGCCGTCCTGAACGTCACCGACATCGTGGTCTGCGGCCACTCCGCCTGCGGCGCGATGACCGCCCTCGCCGAGCAGCACGACCTGAGCGGCGCACCCGCCATCGCCGACTGGCTGCGCCACGCGGACGCCTCCCGGGCCCGCGCCGCCGACCGGAGCGGTGCGGCGAAGGTGGACGAGCTGGTACGGGAGAACGTGCGCGCCCAGCTGGCGAACCTGGCCACCCACCCCTCGGTGGCCCGCGCCCTGGCCGCGAACACGGTCACCTTGCACGGCTGGGTCTACTCCATCCCCACCGGGACCGTCGAGGAACTCGACACCACCGGGCGACCGGCCGCCCTCGCGGCCTGA
- the cynS gene encoding cyanase — protein MVHAQFDPAARQTLANKAVDAKIRKDLTWQQIADAAGLSVAFVTAAVLGQHPLPAASAKAVAELLGLDEDDTMLLQTIPMRGSITDRIPTDPTIYRFYEMLQVYGTTLKALVHEQLGDGIISAINFKLDVKKVADPDGGERAVITLDGKYLPTKPF, from the coding sequence ATGGTGCACGCCCAGTTCGACCCCGCCGCCCGTCAGACCCTGGCCAACAAGGCCGTCGACGCCAAGATCCGCAAGGACCTGACCTGGCAGCAGATCGCGGACGCCGCCGGCCTGTCGGTCGCCTTCGTCACCGCCGCCGTGCTCGGCCAGCACCCGCTGCCCGCGGCCTCGGCCAAGGCCGTCGCCGAGCTCCTGGGCCTGGACGAGGACGACACGATGCTGCTGCAGACCATCCCGATGCGCGGCAGCATCACCGACCGCATCCCGACCGACCCGACCATCTACCGCTTCTACGAGATGCTCCAGGTCTACGGCACCACCCTCAAGGCCCTGGTCCACGAGCAGCTCGGCGACGGCATCATCAGCGCCATCAACTTCAAGCTCGACGTGAAGAAGGTCGCCGACCCCGACGGCGGCGAGCGCGCGGTGATCACCCTGGACGGCAAGTACCTGCCGACCAAGCCGTTCTGA
- a CDS encoding type 1 glutamine amidotransferase domain-containing protein, protein MAKVLFIVSGATYWVLKDGTRHATGYWAEEFANPYKILTDAGHEVVVATPNGVTPTVDMMSLRPEMVGGNESALELEAVIRSAEVIRRPLQLSDVRLEDYDAVYLPGGHGPMADLAWDADVGRLLTQQLASGNPLFIVCHGPAAMLATRIHGESPFKGYNITCFTDEEEDGVGLASRVPWLLETDVKAKIGVNFSRGPVWEPYMVEDRNLVTGQNPASAAVLGNRMLEILK, encoded by the coding sequence ATGGCAAAGGTGCTCTTCATCGTCAGCGGAGCCACCTACTGGGTGTTGAAGGACGGCACGCGGCACGCGACCGGCTACTGGGCCGAGGAGTTCGCGAACCCGTACAAGATCCTCACGGACGCCGGTCACGAGGTCGTCGTCGCGACGCCGAACGGTGTGACGCCGACCGTCGACATGATGAGCCTGCGCCCCGAGATGGTCGGCGGAAACGAAAGCGCCCTGGAGCTGGAGGCCGTCATCCGTTCCGCGGAGGTGATACGTCGACCGCTGCAGCTGTCGGACGTGCGCCTGGAGGACTACGACGCGGTCTACCTGCCGGGCGGTCACGGTCCGATGGCGGACCTGGCGTGGGACGCCGACGTGGGGCGGCTGCTGACCCAGCAGTTGGCCTCGGGCAACCCGCTGTTCATCGTCTGTCACGGTCCCGCCGCGATGCTGGCCACCAGGATCCACGGCGAGTCGCCGTTCAAGGGCTACAACATCACCTGCTTCACCGACGAGGAGGAGGACGGCGTCGGACTGGCCTCCAGGGTGCCGTGGCTGCTGGAGACCGACGTGAAGGCGAAGATCGGGGTCAACTTCAGCCGTGGTCCGGTCTGGGAGCCCTACATGGTCGAGGACCGCAACCTGGTGACCGGACAGAACCCGGCCTCGGCCGCGGTCCTCGGGAACCGGATGCTGGAGATCCTCAAGTGA
- a CDS encoding flavin-containing monooxygenase, translating to MDKPDKSQLSVAVVGAGAAGLCMGVKLRSSGFENFVIYERASEVGGVWRDNTYPGLTCDVPSRAFTFSFSPNSQWSDVFSKGTEISAYLRQLVDRHQLGHHLRVGEGVEAAHFLDGQWQLTTTQGSVESYDILLCATGLLVNPRVPDIPGISDFTGAAFHSADWEHSVSTAGKRVAVIGSGSTGTQLTCSLAAESARFLLFQRTAQWVFPLPNRRYSALNRTVHGRWPWFQQATHHFWRAAFNEIYGAAVMRPGWRRSALGWVCRAALRRVRDPQLRAQLTPPYQPMCKRLVAARGFYRAMQLPHVDLVTEAIDHVTAAGIVTRDGREHAVDVLVFATGFRAEDYMRPMELTGRDGITLDEVWAEGPYAYNTVALPGFPNLFMLVGPHSPFSHDSVLGIAETHADYILKWLELFDTGQVAEAEPTQEATARFNDSVRAAMPGTIFTSGCSSWYHGPDGNPMVWPWPARQHRELLAELRPDDFELRPRRTAAVPEPVQASR from the coding sequence ATGGACAAGCCTGACAAGAGCCAGCTCTCGGTGGCCGTTGTCGGCGCGGGGGCCGCGGGTCTGTGCATGGGGGTGAAGCTCAGGAGTTCGGGCTTCGAAAACTTCGTGATCTACGAACGGGCTTCCGAGGTCGGCGGCGTCTGGCGCGACAACACCTACCCCGGCCTGACCTGTGACGTCCCGTCGCGGGCGTTCACCTTCAGCTTCTCCCCCAACTCCCAGTGGAGCGACGTCTTCAGCAAGGGAACGGAGATCAGCGCCTACCTGCGGCAGCTGGTCGACCGGCACCAGCTGGGTCATCACCTCCGGGTCGGCGAGGGGGTCGAGGCCGCTCATTTCCTGGACGGTCAATGGCAGCTGACGACTACTCAGGGCTCGGTGGAGTCGTACGACATTCTGCTCTGTGCCACCGGTTTGCTGGTCAATCCGAGGGTGCCCGATATCCCGGGAATCTCGGACTTCACCGGCGCCGCTTTTCACTCCGCCGACTGGGAGCATTCGGTGAGTACGGCGGGCAAGCGCGTCGCCGTCATCGGAAGCGGCTCGACCGGCACTCAGCTGACCTGCTCACTCGCGGCGGAATCAGCGCGCTTCCTGCTGTTCCAGCGGACCGCCCAGTGGGTTTTCCCGCTCCCCAACAGACGGTACTCGGCGCTGAATCGCACGGTGCACGGTCGCTGGCCGTGGTTCCAGCAGGCGACCCACCACTTCTGGCGGGCGGCCTTCAACGAGATCTACGGCGCGGCGGTGATGCGACCGGGCTGGCGGCGCTCGGCGCTGGGCTGGGTCTGCCGCGCCGCGCTGCGTCGGGTCCGTGATCCGCAGCTGCGCGCCCAACTCACTCCTCCCTACCAGCCGATGTGCAAGCGGCTGGTGGCGGCCCGCGGCTTCTACCGGGCCATGCAGCTGCCGCACGTCGACCTGGTCACCGAGGCCATCGACCACGTCACCGCGGCCGGGATCGTCACGCGTGACGGCCGCGAACACGCCGTGGACGTCCTGGTGTTCGCCACGGGGTTCCGGGCGGAGGACTACATGCGCCCGATGGAGCTGACCGGCAGGGACGGCATCACCCTCGACGAGGTCTGGGCCGAAGGCCCGTACGCCTACAACACCGTGGCGCTGCCCGGGTTCCCCAACCTCTTCATGCTCGTCGGTCCGCACAGCCCCTTCTCGCACGACTCCGTCCTGGGCATCGCCGAGACGCACGCCGACTACATCCTGAAGTGGCTCGAACTCTTCGACACCGGCCAGGTGGCCGAGGCAGAGCCGACCCAGGAGGCCACCGCCCGCTTCAACGACTCGGTACGGGCGGCCATGCCCGGCACGATCTTCACCAGCGGATGCAGCAGTTGGTACCACGGCCCCGACGGAAACCCCATGGTGTGGCCCTGGCCGGCTCGCCAACACCGCGAGCTGCTCGCCGAGTTGCGGCCCGATGACTTCGAACTGCGGCCCCGGCGGACCGCCGCCGTGCCCGAGCCCGTGCAGGCATCCCGATGA
- a CDS encoding AfsR/SARP family transcriptional regulator → MPELHFTVLGPLRVWHAGRELRINRARDRSVLAVLLATAGRAVPVGEIVDGVWGEEGDRAPDRVGALPGHVYRLRKALDGVGPERVGASVLRHVGRGYRLDVDPQFIDRTVFLAALADAATARRNWQPERALAVLSGALRLWSGQALDGVPGPFAEHERRLLAGRWEEALRYCRELDLELAGQSGPAPGARAVRRPFQLPPDLFDFTGRRAQLAAIAEALTGAAPLAAPGAVPLAAPLVTVTGPRGAGKSALAVHAAHLAQAAYPDGQLYADLHGADPGAVPGILAAFVRALGVEEYAVPVSWADRRVLYQRLLAGRRVLVVLDGAAAVDQIRPLLPAAAGCAALVTVDGPGGPGGPDGPGGADGPGGAGEHTVSVGRMTPDEAQLLLARVLGPQRPAREPVAARALAAACGHLPGALRRSADLLVRRPAWSISALLPAVGGREKCGG, encoded by the coding sequence GTGCCGGAGCTGCACTTCACCGTCCTCGGACCGCTGCGGGTTTGGCACGCGGGCCGCGAGCTGCGGATCAACCGGGCCCGGGATCGGTCCGTGCTCGCGGTGCTCCTCGCCACCGCGGGGCGGGCGGTACCGGTGGGCGAGATCGTCGACGGGGTGTGGGGCGAGGAGGGGGACCGGGCGCCGGACCGGGTCGGCGCGCTGCCCGGCCACGTGTACCGGCTCCGCAAGGCGCTGGACGGGGTCGGCCCGGAGCGGGTCGGCGCGAGCGTCCTGCGGCATGTGGGCAGGGGCTACCGGCTGGACGTCGATCCGCAGTTCATCGACCGGACGGTCTTCCTGGCCGCGCTCGCCGACGCCGCCACGGCCCGTCGCAACTGGCAGCCGGAGCGGGCCCTGGCCGTGCTCTCCGGTGCGCTTCGGCTGTGGTCGGGCCAGGCCCTGGACGGCGTGCCGGGCCCGTTCGCGGAGCACGAACGCCGCCTGCTGGCCGGTCGGTGGGAGGAGGCGCTGCGGTACTGCCGCGAACTGGACCTCGAGCTCGCCGGGCAGAGCGGCCCGGCGCCGGGCGCCCGAGCGGTCCGGCGGCCTTTCCAACTTCCCCCCGATCTCTTCGACTTCACCGGGCGCCGGGCCCAACTGGCCGCCATCGCCGAGGCCCTGACCGGCGCGGCCCCGCTGGCGGCACCGGGGGCGGTGCCGCTGGCGGCGCCGCTGGTCACGGTGACCGGACCGCGCGGGGCCGGCAAGAGCGCCCTGGCGGTGCACGCCGCCCACCTGGCCCAGGCCGCCTATCCGGACGGGCAGTTGTACGCGGATCTGCACGGCGCCGATCCCGGCGCGGTGCCCGGGATCCTGGCGGCCTTCGTGCGGGCGCTGGGCGTCGAGGAGTACGCGGTGCCGGTGAGCTGGGCCGATCGTCGCGTGCTGTACCAACGGCTGCTGGCCGGGCGGCGGGTGTTGGTCGTGCTCGACGGCGCCGCCGCCGTGGACCAGATCCGCCCGTTGCTGCCTGCGGCAGCCGGCTGCGCCGCCCTCGTCACGGTCGACGGACCAGGCGGACCAGGCGGACCAGACGGACCAGGTGGAGCAGACGGACCCGGCGGAGCAGGCGAACACACCGTCAGCGTCGGCCGGATGACCCCCGACGAGGCGCAGCTGCTGCTCGCCCGGGTGCTCGGCCCGCAGCGGCCGGCCCGAGAGCCGGTGGCCGCACGGGCGCTGGCCGCCGCCTGCGGCCACCTGCCGGGTGCGCTGCGCCGCTCGGCCGACCTGCTGGTGCGCCGCCCGGCCTGGTCGATCTCCGCGTTGCTTCCCGCGGTTGGGGGGAGGGAGAAGTGCGGCGGATAG
- a CDS encoding nuclear transport factor 2 family protein, producing MEATVARALLDRHWAASNSGDADAEHDIYADDVIVEYPQSGEVIRGRSNIQALRTQHPAARTFTVRRILGAGDLWVTEFVLTYDGKPTQSVSIMEFSAGRVVRETQYFADPFDPPAWRSQWVEPGE from the coding sequence ATGGAAGCGACGGTTGCCCGGGCCCTGCTGGACCGGCACTGGGCCGCATCGAACAGCGGTGACGCGGACGCGGAACACGACATCTACGCCGACGACGTCATCGTCGAGTACCCGCAGTCCGGCGAGGTCATCCGCGGCAGGAGCAACATCCAGGCACTGCGAACCCAACATCCCGCGGCCCGGACCTTCACCGTGCGCAGGATCCTCGGAGCCGGCGATCTCTGGGTGACCGAATTCGTGCTCACCTATGACGGCAAGCCCACGCAGTCGGTGAGCATCATGGAGTTCTCGGCAGGGCGCGTGGTGAGGGAGACGCAGTACTTCGCGGACCCGTTCGACCCGCCGGCCTGGCGGTCGCAGTGGGTCGAACCCGGGGAGTGA